A window of the Hippoglossus stenolepis isolate QCI-W04-F060 chromosome 8, HSTE1.2, whole genome shotgun sequence genome harbors these coding sequences:
- the rhbg gene encoding ammonium transporter Rh type B has protein sequence MTDAATNMRLKLPITCFILEIILIILFGTLVQYNYETDAAEWHNQTKHSDYENDFYYRYASFQDVHVMIFIGFGFLMTFLQRYGFSSVGFNFLIAAFALQWATLMQGFFHGMHGGKIHIGVESMINADFCTGAVLISFGAVLGKTSPVQLLVMAMFEVTLFAVNEFIVLSAIGAKDAGGSMTIHTFGAYFGLMVTRVLYRPNLDKSKSRNSSVYHSDLFAMIGTLYLWMFWPSFNSAVTAHGDDQHRTAMNTYYSLAACTLSSYAMSALTAHDGKLDMVHIQNAALAGGVAAGTAGEMMLMPFGSMIVGLLAGIISVLGFKYLSPVLEEKLKIQDTCGVNNLHGMPGILGAIVGAVTAAVATMDIYGAGMADVFPDVASGEINASAQGVRQAIALAVTLGISLLGGLIVGFILKLPVFGAPPDSICFEDSIYWEVPGEEPSHDEQLTVVNIEETEKLNI, from the exons ATGACGGACGCAGCGACCAACATGCGGCTGAAGCTGCCGATCACCTGCTTCATCCTGGagatcatcctcatcatcctctttggGACGCTGGTGCAGTACAACTACGAGACGGACGCAGCAGAGTGGCACAACCAGACGAAGCATTCTGACTACGAGAATGACTTCTACTACCGCTACGCAA GTTTCCAGGATGTGCACGTGATGATCTTCATCGGCTTCGGCTTCCTCATGACCTTCTTGCAGAGATATGGCTTCAGCAGCGTGGGCTTCAACTTCCTGATCGCGGCCTTCGCCCTGCAGTGGGCGACGCTCATGCAGGGCTTCTTCCACGGCATGCACGGAGGCAAGATCCACATCGGAGTGGAGAG CATGATCAATGCTGATTTCTGCACCGGCGCTGTGCTCATCTCATTCGGAGCCGTGTTGGGTAAAACCAGCCCGGTGCAGCTGCTGGTCATGGCCATGTTCGAGGTCACGCTGTTCGCTGTCAACGAGTTCATCGTGCTGTCGGCTATCGGG GCCAAAGATGCCGGAGGCTCCATGACCATCCACACGTTCGGAGCGTACTTCGGCCTGATGGTGACCCGGGTCCTCTACCGGCCCAACCTGGACAAGAGCAAAAGCCGGAACAGCTCAGTCTACCACTCCGACCTGTTCGCCATGATCG GAACCCTGTACCTGTGGATGTTCTGGCCCAGCTTCAACTCGGCCGTCACGGCTCACGGAGACGACCAGCACCGCACGGCCATGAACACCTACTACTCCCTGGCAGCCTGCACTCTGTCCTCCTACGCCATGTCGGCCCTCACGGCGCACGACGGCAAGCTGGACATG GTCCACATTCAAAATGCCGCCCTGGCTGGGGGAGTTGCAGCAGGAACAGCCGGTGAAATGATGCTGATGCCTTTCGGCTCCATGATCGTGGGTCTCCTGGCCGGTATCATCTCCGTGCTGGGCTTCAAGTACCTCTCA CCCGTCCTGGAGGAGAAACTCAAGATCCAAGACACCTGCGGCGTGAACAACCTGCACGGCATGCCCGGCATCCTGGGCGCCATCGTGGGAGCCGTCACCGCTGCTGTGGCGACCATGGACATTTATGGAGCAGG cATGGCGGACGTCTTCCCCGATGTGGCCTCAGGAGAAATTAACGCGTCTGCTCAGGGCGTTCGTCAGGCCATCGCGCTCGCTGTCACTCTGGGCATCTCCCTGCTGGGGGGGCTCATTGTCG GTTTCATTTTGAAGCTCCCTGTGTTCGGCGCCCCCCCCGACTCCATCTGCTTTGAGGACAGCATCTATTGGGAG gttCCTGGAGAAGAGCCGAGTCACGACGAGCAGCTGACGGTGGTGAATatagaggagacagagaagctCAACATctag